The genomic stretch AGCGGATCAGCTCCAACTTCAGCCGCCCACCGAGGGAGGTGACCAGCGACTGCCCGTGCGGGGACTCTGCCGGGCGTCGGGCGAGGTAGTTGGCCCGCTCGGGGATGACGTGACGGATGCCGCCCCGCGGGTCGGGTACGTCGCCCCAGTACCGGGGGATCACGTGGATGTGCAGGTGGTCCACCGTCTGGCCTGCGGCCCGGCCGCTGTTGAACCCGACGTTGTAACCCGCCGGTGCGTATTCGGCGTCGAGGCGCCGTTTCACGACCTCGACGAGCTCGAGCATCGCCCGCTTCTCTTGCGGGGTCGCATCCCACCACTCGGCGAACACACGCCTTGGCACGACCAGCGAGTGGCCGGGGGTCACCGGGAATCGATCCCGGATCGCGAACGCCAGCTCGTTGCTCGCAAGCCAGTCGCCGGGATCGACCTCCAGGAACACCGACATGCGCGCCCAACGGTAGTTGCACGTAACGTTTACCCGTGGCCGGCGGCGCAGGACCTGCCGAAGCTCCCAGCGAGGTGCCCCGGCTCCGAGGGCGTCTGCATCAGATCGCCGCACCCCTCGCCGCCGTGGGCACCCTGTGGCTGGTCCGGGTCTCCGGCGACCGCCGCGCTGCCGTCGCCTCCCTCGTGTACGGCCTGTCGTCGGTGATCGTCTATCTCGTGAGCGCCACCTACCACGTGTATGTGCGGTCTCCACGCGCAAAGGCCCTGCTCCGACGCGTCGACCACGCCGCCATCTACCTGCTGATCGCCGGGACCTTCACCCCCGTGTGCCTGAAGCTGGTCGGCCCTCCGTGGGGTGGTCGGGTCTTGTCTCTGGTCTGGACCGTGGCGATCTTGGGCGCCACGGCGAAGGTCGCTGCCTTCGAGCGTTTTCGCAAATGGGGATTCGGCCTCTACCTGGGCCTCGGGTGGCTTGGGGTGCTCCTCCTGCCCGCGTTCGTCTCACGTCCGATGCTCCTGGCGGGCGCTCTGATCGGCGGCCTTCTCTACACCACCGGGGCGATCCTCTTCGCGCTCCGCGTCCCCTTCAGGACGGCGAAGTGGTTCGGATACCACGAGTTCTGGCATGCGGTCGGCGTGGCAGCAGGCGTCGTGTTCTTCCTCGTCAACATGGCGATCGTCCGAGGAAGCTGACTTCACCGACCACCCGGAGCGAGCACCTTCCATTTCCGCTAGACCGTGGGGCACGAGACCGCAGGCGACTTCCGAGGAGGCCTGGGCGTGGACGAACGGGAGGAGAGGGACTCGAGTGAGCAGTGCCAGGTGAGTCCCGACGAGCTCGGGCCCGCAGCAGGTCGCGTGCTGGTCTCGATCGCAGAGCGGGCAGTCGCACGAAGCCTTCTCGGGTACCAGCCCACGCCGCCGGTCGAGCTCCTGGACGTGCAGCCGTATTCGAGGCCGGGCGCAACGTTCGTGACCTTCGAGCTCCATGGTGAACTGAGGGGTTGCATAGGGAGCCTCGAGGCGCGCAGACCGCTCGTGCTCGACGTTCACGAGAACGCGCTGGCGGCGGCGTTCGCCGATCCCCGGTTCGCGCCGATGCGACTGGACGAGTTCGAGGCCGCCACCGTCAAGGTCTCCGTCGTCTCACCCATGCGGCCTCTCCATGCAGGGTCCTTGAGTGAGCTCGTCTCGGTGATCGGCGAGAGTCGTGACGGCCTTCTCGTGGCGGCGGGCTTGCACAAGGCGACGTTCCTGCCAGCGGTCTGGGAGAAGCTCCCCGAGCCATGGGACTTCGTCGACGCTCTCTGGGCGAAGGCAGGACTCCCACCGCGCACCTGGCCGCCGGACATCTCCCTGTGGACCTACAGCACCGTGGAGTACACGAGCCCTCCGCCGAGGGACGCTCGCGAGTGCGCCGCATTCAACTGGACGACCGACTCTGACGCCGGGACCGCCTGACCCACCGCACCAGCGCCTCGGTCGCCGGGTCTGCGATGTCCGATCCCTCCGGGACGTCCGATCTGTCTGAGTCCACGCCCTCAGACTGGTCGGCGTCGTCACCGGCGACG from Acidimicrobiales bacterium encodes the following:
- a CDS encoding hemolysin, encoding MAGGAGPAEAPSEVPRLRGRLHQIAAPLAAVGTLWLVRVSGDRRAAVASLVYGLSSVIVYLVSATYHVYVRSPRAKALLRRVDHAAIYLLIAGTFTPVCLKLVGPPWGGRVLSLVWTVAILGATAKVAAFERFRKWGFGLYLGLGWLGVLLLPAFVSRPMLLAGALIGGLLYTTGAILFALRVPFRTAKWFGYHEFWHAVGVAAGVVFFLVNMAIVRGS